One stretch of Prochlorococcus marinus XMU1402 DNA includes these proteins:
- a CDS encoding DUF2839 domain-containing protein, translating to MGEAKRRKTLGLPPKKNNTKTKIDESPRLFEWLPFTINQRDNLIKLSIKASWFGIGGLVILWIVVRFIGPAAGWWTLADSL from the coding sequence ATGGGAGAAGCAAAAAGACGTAAAACACTTGGTTTACCTCCAAAAAAAAATAATACTAAAACTAAAATTGATGAGTCTCCAAGATTATTTGAATGGCTTCCCTTTACAATCAATCAAAGAGATAACTTAATTAAATTAAGTATTAAGGCCAGTTGGTTTGGAATCGGAGGGTTAGTTATCTTATGGATTGTAGTGAGATTTATAGGCCCTGCTGCTGGGTGGTGGACTTTAGCTGATTCTCTATAA
- a CDS encoding LdpA C-terminal domain-containing domain: protein MITTKNKKDKWIKLICGASNEDIVAIEDLCAIYTAAGVDYIDVAAEESIVHAAKKGIEWAKKVFKNSPGLMISISDGNDIHFRKAKFDPLKCPPNCPRPCEKVCPTFAIDNSGIKKSKCYGCGRCLNSCPLNLISEYEYNLSKDDLGSTLQKIKPNAVEIHTEINRLDSFAKVVSILKCSGMKLDKISTSCGLNQSFKKSQEPQDLLKALWERYEILKKLDIPLIWQLDGRPMSGDLAPSTSRDAVQLFEKIGSDLPPGLIQLAGGTNEKTHEFFNSNNLPDGIAFGSAARKIMQPLIEFAHKNNKKLYEYPERMALAIKKAKKFLEPWKSGSFK, encoded by the coding sequence TTGATTACAACTAAGAATAAAAAAGATAAGTGGATTAAATTAATTTGTGGTGCAAGTAATGAGGATATTGTTGCCATAGAAGATTTATGCGCAATTTATACAGCTGCTGGTGTCGACTACATAGATGTTGCCGCAGAAGAATCTATAGTCCACGCAGCAAAAAAAGGAATCGAGTGGGCAAAAAAAGTCTTTAAGAACTCCCCTGGATTAATGATAAGCATTAGTGATGGAAATGATATCCACTTTCGTAAAGCAAAATTTGATCCGTTGAAATGCCCCCCTAATTGTCCAAGACCGTGCGAAAAAGTATGCCCCACCTTTGCAATTGATAATTCTGGGATTAAAAAGAGTAAATGTTATGGATGTGGAAGATGTTTGAATAGCTGTCCCCTAAATCTAATTAGTGAATATGAATATAATTTGTCAAAAGATGATTTAGGGTCAACACTTCAGAAAATAAAGCCTAATGCAGTAGAAATTCATACAGAAATCAATCGCCTAGATTCTTTTGCAAAAGTTGTCAGTATCCTTAAATGTTCTGGAATGAAATTAGACAAGATATCTACCAGCTGTGGATTAAATCAATCTTTCAAAAAATCACAAGAGCCCCAAGATCTTTTGAAAGCTCTTTGGGAAAGATATGAAATTCTTAAAAAACTTGATATTCCCCTTATTTGGCAGCTAGATGGAAGGCCAATGTCTGGAGATCTTGCTCCTTCAACAAGTAGGGATGCTGTTCAGTTGTTTGAAAAAATCGGTTCAGATCTTCCACCTGGATTAATTCAATTGGCAGGAGGAACAAATGAAAAAACTCATGAATTTTTCAATTCAAACAATCTCCCAGACGGAATAGCATTTGGAAGTGCTGCAAGAAAAATTATGCAGCCCCTTATTGAATTTGCTCACAAAAATAACAAAAAACTCTATGAGTATCCTGAAAGAATGGCTTTAGCAATCAAAAAAGCTAAGAAATTTCTAGAGCCATGGAAATCGGGCTCATTCAAATAA
- a CDS encoding fructosamine kinase family protein yields MEKLSPIEINEICEELGETYPKSIEQVHGGDIHSSWRIEFSNKKLFLKKNIRNKKFLEFEKYCLQNLRNYINQKNLVIPEVIAYKNIKDIEILLIEWIDMHNSDQNKLGKGLGELHLKSAESNPKMFGFPVEGFIGTTDQKKGLEDNWIDCFLNLRIIPQLLSLKSQILDKEIINKVKEKIKSELLNHKPINALVHGDLWSGNAGMDKNGRGVIFDPASWWADNEVDIAMTRLFGGFRKEFYEEYHRIFPLKNGFEKRIIIYNFYHILNHANMFGGGYLKQVQDYIRAILKM; encoded by the coding sequence ATGGAAAAATTATCACCTATTGAAATTAACGAAATTTGTGAAGAATTAGGTGAAACCTATCCAAAAAGTATTGAACAAGTGCATGGTGGTGATATACATAGTTCCTGGCGAATAGAATTCTCAAACAAAAAGTTATTTCTTAAAAAAAACATAAGAAACAAAAAATTTCTTGAATTTGAAAAATATTGTCTTCAAAATTTGAGGAATTATATTAATCAAAAAAATTTAGTTATTCCTGAAGTTATTGCATATAAAAATATAAAAGATATAGAGATTCTATTAATTGAATGGATAGATATGCATAACTCTGACCAAAATAAGCTTGGAAAAGGTTTAGGTGAATTGCACCTAAAATCAGCTGAATCTAATCCCAAAATGTTCGGGTTTCCAGTTGAGGGTTTTATCGGAACAACCGATCAGAAAAAAGGCTTGGAGGATAATTGGATAGATTGTTTTTTAAACTTAAGGATAATACCTCAATTATTAAGTCTTAAATCCCAAATTTTAGATAAAGAAATTATAAATAAAGTTAAAGAAAAAATTAAATCAGAATTACTGAATCACAAACCAATAAATGCTCTAGTTCATGGTGATTTATGGTCAGGCAATGCAGGAATGGACAAAAATGGGAGGGGGGTAATATTTGACCCTGCATCTTGGTGGGCAGATAATGAAGTAGATATAGCTATGACAAGACTATTTGGAGGTTTTAGAAAAGAATTTTATGAAGAATATCATAGAATTTTCCCTCTAAAAAACGGATTTGAAAAAAGAATTATTATTTATAATTTTTATCACATATTGAATCACGCCAATATGTTTGGAGGAGGGTACTTAAAACAAGTACAAGATTACATAAGAGCAATACTAAAGATGTAA
- the recA gene encoding recombinase RecA, producing the protein MSLEEKKKTESKEKDKALSLVLGQIERNFGRGSIMRLGDASRMKVETISTGALTLDLALGGGYPKGRVVEVYGPESSGKTTLTLHAIAEVQKNGGVAAFVDAEHALDPVYAASLGVDVENLLVSQPDTGEMALEIVDQLIRSSAVDLVVVDSVAALTPRAEIEGEMGDHVIGSQARLMSQAMRKITGNIGKSGCTVIFLNQLRLKIGVTYGNPETTTGGNALKFYASVRLDIRRIQTLKRGTEEYGIRAKVKVAKNKVAPPFRIAEFDILFGKGISTTGCLLDLAEETNIIIRRGAWYSYEGENIGQGRDNTIIWLDQNLEIRDKVESMVKAKLTEGTEVSSNSMKALNSNPANTIAVNDIKTVA; encoded by the coding sequence ATGAGCCTTGAAGAAAAGAAAAAAACTGAATCAAAAGAAAAAGACAAAGCATTAAGTCTTGTCTTAGGTCAAATAGAAAGAAATTTTGGACGAGGATCAATAATGAGACTTGGTGACGCCTCAAGAATGAAAGTAGAAACAATATCTACTGGAGCGCTCACCTTAGATTTAGCATTAGGAGGAGGATATCCAAAAGGAAGAGTAGTAGAAGTTTACGGACCAGAAAGCTCAGGAAAAACTACATTAACGCTGCACGCGATTGCGGAAGTCCAAAAGAATGGAGGAGTAGCTGCATTTGTAGATGCTGAGCATGCACTCGATCCAGTTTATGCAGCCTCTTTAGGAGTTGATGTTGAAAATTTGTTAGTTTCACAACCAGATACAGGTGAAATGGCTCTGGAAATAGTTGACCAACTTATAAGATCAAGTGCAGTAGATCTTGTAGTTGTTGACTCGGTCGCAGCACTAACCCCAAGAGCTGAGATAGAAGGAGAGATGGGAGATCACGTAATTGGAAGCCAAGCAAGGCTAATGAGCCAAGCAATGAGGAAAATAACAGGAAATATTGGTAAATCTGGATGTACGGTAATATTCCTAAATCAATTACGCCTAAAAATTGGCGTTACATACGGCAATCCAGAAACAACCACAGGAGGTAATGCATTAAAATTTTATGCCTCAGTGAGACTTGATATCAGAAGAATTCAAACTCTTAAAAGAGGTACTGAAGAATATGGCATAAGAGCAAAAGTGAAAGTAGCAAAAAACAAAGTTGCGCCACCATTTAGAATTGCAGAGTTTGATATTCTCTTCGGAAAAGGTATTAGTACAACAGGATGTTTATTAGATTTAGCAGAAGAGACTAATATCATAATAAGGAGAGGCGCTTGGTATAGTTATGAAGGAGAAAATATTGGACAAGGAAGAGATAATACAATTATTTGGCTTGATCAAAACTTAGAAATCAGGGATAAAGTAGAATCTATGGTTAAAGCGAAATTAACAGAAGGAACTGAAGTCAGTTCTAATTCAATGAAAGCATTAAATAGCAATCCTGCTAATACAATCGCTGTTAATGATATAAAAACAGTAGCTTAG
- a CDS encoding HAD family hydrolase, with product MSSQKIFLFDFDGVIVDGMQEYWHSSLLACERYLNSPCISVDQKLYKRVPNSFKEIRPWVKYGWEMILIVHEIIKTENPLKNDNKDDFINNYHENCQRILKENSWIAEDLQKMLDQSRKYQIDKDFKSWVNLHNPFFEIINFMKELRKKEIKTGVITTKGKIFTEKILKQLNIFPEFIFGYESGTKVKIAEKITQTYEILGFIEDRKKTLIDIKQNSETSHIPCFLADWGYLKGSDKHILSNEIKLLKLDNLEELVAI from the coding sequence GTGTCTTCTCAAAAAATATTTCTATTTGATTTCGATGGAGTAATAGTCGATGGAATGCAAGAATATTGGCATAGTTCCCTGCTGGCTTGTGAAAGATATTTAAATTCACCATGCATCTCTGTTGATCAAAAACTTTATAAAAGAGTACCAAATTCTTTCAAAGAAATTAGGCCTTGGGTTAAATATGGTTGGGAAATGATTTTAATTGTTCACGAAATTATAAAAACAGAAAATCCATTAAAAAATGATAATAAAGATGATTTCATTAATAATTATCATGAAAATTGCCAGAGGATATTAAAGGAAAATTCCTGGATTGCTGAAGATTTACAAAAAATGTTAGATCAGTCGCGTAAGTACCAAATTGATAAAGATTTTAAATCGTGGGTAAATTTACATAATCCTTTTTTTGAAATTATAAATTTTATGAAAGAATTAAGGAAAAAAGAAATAAAAACTGGAGTCATAACAACTAAAGGTAAAATATTTACAGAAAAGATTCTTAAACAATTAAATATTTTTCCAGAATTTATTTTTGGTTATGAATCCGGAACAAAAGTTAAAATAGCTGAGAAGATTACGCAAACTTACGAAATTTTAGGCTTTATAGAAGATAGAAAAAAAACTCTAATAGATATTAAACAAAATTCAGAAACTTCTCACATTCCATGCTTCCTAGCTGATTGGGGGTATTTGAAAGGATCAGATAAGCATATTTTAAGTAATGAAATCAAATTATTGAAATTAGATAACCTTGAGGAATTAGTTGCAATTTAA
- the ndhN gene encoding NAD(P)H-quinone oxidoreductase subunit N, whose protein sequence is MPLLLTGKKFHNDLKTNKCLAIFAPLEGGYETRLLRRMRAKGFKTFITSARGLGDPEVFLLKLHGVRPPHLGHQSIGRNGALGEVQQVIPQASELFNENDKNKLLWLLEGQVLSQSELESLIDICTNDNKLTIVVEMGGSRKLEWKPLSNYILDEFES, encoded by the coding sequence ATGCCATTACTTCTCACAGGGAAAAAGTTTCATAACGATTTAAAAACTAACAAATGTCTTGCTATCTTTGCTCCCCTTGAAGGTGGTTATGAAACTCGTCTTTTGAGAAGAATGAGGGCAAAGGGATTTAAAACTTTTATAACCTCAGCAAGAGGGCTTGGAGATCCAGAAGTCTTCTTGCTTAAATTGCATGGAGTTAGACCACCGCACCTTGGTCATCAAAGCATAGGAAGAAATGGAGCACTTGGGGAAGTTCAACAAGTTATCCCACAAGCTTCTGAGTTATTTAATGAAAATGATAAAAATAAATTACTTTGGTTATTAGAAGGTCAAGTACTTTCTCAATCTGAATTAGAGAGCTTAATAGATATTTGCACTAATGATAATAAACTAACGATAGTTGTTGAAATGGGGGGTTCAAGAAAACTTGAATGGAAGCCGTTAAGTAACTATATTTTAGATGAATTTGAAAGTTAA
- a CDS encoding prephenate/arogenate dehydrogenase, which translates to MKIGIVGLGLIGGSLGLKLQSLNHTIYGIANNELNEKKAKDKKLANFVSCDLSLLKKCELIILALPIKDLISPSQELVASIPQKTILTDVGSLKEPIVNTWESLHPLFIGSHPMAGTEKKGVNSGFEGLFKNAKWIITPTQNSDFNAVRTISELIKSMDCEICQASPKEHDQAVSLISHLPIFLASALIETAQTKNNQSLLDLTQKLAATGFADTSRVGAGNEQLGLDLAINNQINVLNSINSFKNKLNLLESLIKEKNWDLLSKKLAEAKENRQNFIN; encoded by the coding sequence ATGAAAATTGGAATAGTAGGATTAGGTTTAATTGGCGGTTCTTTAGGATTAAAACTCCAAAGTCTAAATCATACAATTTATGGAATAGCAAATAATGAATTAAATGAAAAAAAAGCTAAGGATAAAAAACTTGCAAATTTTGTTAGCTGTGATCTGAGCTTATTAAAAAAATGTGAGCTAATAATTTTGGCATTGCCCATCAAAGATTTGATCAGTCCGTCTCAAGAATTAGTAGCATCAATACCTCAGAAAACAATATTAACTGATGTAGGCTCTTTAAAAGAACCAATTGTAAATACATGGGAAAGTTTACATCCTCTATTTATTGGATCTCATCCAATGGCAGGAACAGAAAAAAAAGGAGTTAATTCAGGTTTTGAAGGTCTTTTTAAAAATGCAAAATGGATTATTACCCCAACACAAAATAGTGACTTTAATGCAGTCAGAACTATTTCCGAGCTTATAAAATCAATGGATTGTGAAATTTGCCAAGCTTCACCAAAAGAGCATGATCAAGCAGTATCTCTAATTTCTCATTTGCCTATATTTTTAGCTTCCGCCCTTATAGAAACTGCACAAACAAAAAATAATCAATCTTTATTAGATCTCACCCAAAAATTAGCTGCCACAGGATTTGCTGACACTTCGAGAGTTGGCGCAGGAAATGAACAACTAGGCTTAGATTTAGCTATTAATAATCAGATTAATGTTTTAAACTCCATAAATAGTTTTAAAAATAAGTTGAATTTACTGGAATCTCTTATTAAAGAAAAAAATTGGGATCTACTTTCTAAAAAACTTGCTGAAGCAAAAGAAAACAGACAAAATTTTATAAACTAA
- the crtD gene encoding C-3',4' desaturase CrtD, producing MRKSEVIVVGAGIAGLTSAAILSKQGLSVTLIESHTQAGGCAGTFKRKNYIFDVGATQVAGLEKGGIHSRIFDFLDIPSPEATILDPACIVDLNDGSNPITIWYEKSKWIAEREMQFPGSQRFWKLCTLIHESNWVFANNNPVLPISNFWDFSQLFKAIVPSNLVTGILLKSTIYDLLRICGLSKNERLIKFLNLQLKLYSQEDVYNTAALYGSTVLQMCQQPHGLWHLKKSMQSLSESLESSLIKTGVNLIFGQEVNSITYDDVNMCWQVSANSKKKSFIYQAKDVIYTAPPQSLLKHLKDPLERKKYYKNRLDNLPDPSGAVVFYSALKKEHIKKTFSNHYQFVSKEFCSLFVSISDDGDGRAPKGEVTLIASIFTKTKDWFDLDKQTYLKKKNSFMKKISLELESQFDIDPEKWLHRELATPLGFEKWTKRPNGIVGGLGQNPDIFGLFGLSSRTPFEGLWLCGDSIYPGEGTAGVSQSALMVSRQILASQGIENFSL from the coding sequence ATGAGAAAGTCTGAAGTTATTGTTGTAGGCGCTGGTATAGCAGGACTAACTTCTGCAGCGATTTTATCAAAACAAGGCTTATCAGTGACTTTAATCGAATCTCATACTCAAGCAGGAGGATGTGCAGGTACTTTTAAAAGAAAGAATTATATTTTTGATGTTGGAGCAACTCAGGTTGCGGGTTTAGAGAAGGGAGGAATACATTCTAGAATTTTTGATTTTTTAGATATCCCATCCCCAGAAGCTACAATTTTAGATCCTGCTTGCATTGTTGATTTGAATGATGGTAGTAATCCCATAACTATTTGGTATGAAAAAAGTAAATGGATAGCAGAACGAGAAATGCAATTTCCTGGGAGTCAAAGGTTTTGGAAACTTTGTACCCTCATACATGAAAGTAATTGGGTGTTTGCTAATAATAATCCTGTATTACCAATAAGTAATTTTTGGGATTTTTCTCAACTTTTTAAAGCAATAGTACCTTCAAACCTTGTCACAGGTATTTTACTTAAATCTACTATTTATGATTTATTGCGGATATGTGGATTATCTAAGAATGAGCGCTTGATTAAATTCTTAAATCTTCAACTAAAACTTTATTCTCAAGAGGACGTTTATAATACAGCAGCATTATATGGATCTACTGTTCTTCAGATGTGTCAACAGCCACATGGTCTGTGGCATCTTAAAAAATCTATGCAGTCTTTAAGTGAATCATTAGAAAGTTCATTGATTAAAACTGGAGTAAATTTAATTTTTGGACAAGAAGTTAATTCTATAACTTATGACGATGTAAACATGTGTTGGCAAGTATCTGCTAATTCGAAAAAAAAATCATTTATTTACCAAGCAAAAGATGTTATTTATACAGCGCCTCCACAATCTTTGCTCAAGCATTTGAAAGATCCTTTAGAAAGAAAAAAATATTATAAAAATCGACTTGATAATTTGCCTGATCCAAGTGGAGCTGTAGTTTTTTATTCAGCCTTAAAAAAGGAACATATTAAAAAAACATTCTCCAATCATTATCAATTTGTTTCGAAAGAATTTTGTTCTTTATTTGTATCAATTAGTGATGATGGTGATGGAAGAGCGCCGAAAGGTGAGGTTACTTTAATTGCCAGTATCTTTACCAAAACTAAAGATTGGTTTGATTTAGATAAACAAACTTACCTAAAAAAGAAAAATAGTTTCATGAAAAAAATATCCCTCGAATTGGAAAGTCAATTTGATATTGATCCTGAAAAATGGCTACATAGGGAATTAGCAACTCCATTGGGCTTTGAAAAATGGACAAAAAGACCTAATGGAATAGTAGGCGGGCTGGGTCAAAATCCAGATATTTTTGGTTTATTTGGATTATCAAGTAGGACACCTTTTGAAGGTTTATGGTTATGTGGAGATTCGATTTATCCAGGAGAGGGGACTGCAGGTGTTAGCCAGTCTGCATTAATGGTTTCAAGACAAATTTTAGCTTCCCAAGGCATAGAAAATTTTAGTTTATAA
- the rplC gene encoding 50S ribosomal protein L3 — MSIGILGKKLGMSQLFDEKGNSVPVTLIEAGPCRITQLKTTALDGYTAVQIGYGLLKDKHISKPEKGHLLKSGEELLKHLKEYRVEETSSYEIGNQITVKNFEVGQKVDISGKSMGRGFAGYQKRHGFSRGPMSHGSKNHRAPGSTGAGTTPGRIYPGKRMAGRYGGKQITTKGLLVLKIDDQKNLLVVKGSVPGKPGSIINIKPNNVVGKKGGEKS; from the coding sequence ATGTCTATAGGAATTTTAGGAAAGAAATTGGGCATGTCCCAACTTTTCGACGAGAAAGGTAATTCGGTGCCAGTTACTCTCATTGAGGCTGGTCCTTGCCGTATCACTCAATTGAAAACAACCGCTTTGGATGGTTATACTGCCGTTCAAATAGGTTATGGCTTGTTAAAGGATAAGCATATAAGTAAGCCTGAGAAGGGACATTTGTTGAAATCAGGAGAAGAACTTTTAAAGCATTTGAAAGAATATAGGGTTGAAGAAACTTCATCTTATGAAATCGGAAATCAAATAACTGTAAAAAACTTTGAGGTTGGTCAAAAAGTTGATATCAGTGGCAAATCTATGGGTAGGGGTTTTGCTGGTTACCAGAAAAGACATGGTTTTAGCAGAGGTCCTATGAGTCATGGTTCAAAAAATCATAGAGCACCTGGATCTACAGGTGCAGGAACAACTCCAGGCAGAATTTATCCTGGGAAAAGAATGGCAGGAAGATATGGTGGAAAACAGATTACTACTAAGGGTTTGTTAGTTCTAAAAATTGATGATCAGAAAAATTTGCTTGTAGTAAAGGGTTCTGTTCCAGGTAAGCCAGGCTCAATAATAAATATTAAGCCAAATAATGTTGTAGGCAAAAAAGGAGGTGAAAAATCATGA
- the rplD gene encoding 50S ribosomal protein L4, which yields MTKLETLKWDGKKSGKVSLDLAVAKENSSADLIHRAVLRQLANKRQGTASTLTRSEVRGGGRKPYKQKGTGRARQGSIRTPLRPGGGIIFGPKPRSYNLDMNRKERRLALRTALMSRVSDMKAVEDFGSTLKQPKTSDIINGLARLGIQKTEKVLVILDRPSDVIKKSINNIEKVKLIAADQLNVFDILNANKLVIGQSAIDKIQEVYAS from the coding sequence ATGACAAAACTTGAAACTCTTAAGTGGGATGGAAAAAAATCCGGCAAAGTATCCCTTGATTTAGCAGTTGCTAAAGAAAATTCTTCTGCAGACTTAATACATAGAGCAGTCCTTAGGCAGCTAGCAAATAAAAGACAGGGGACAGCATCAACTTTGACAAGATCTGAAGTGCGTGGGGGCGGTAGAAAGCCATATAAACAGAAAGGTACTGGAAGAGCTCGTCAAGGATCTATAAGGACACCCTTAAGACCTGGTGGCGGAATTATTTTTGGGCCGAAGCCACGTTCTTACAATCTTGATATGAATCGTAAGGAACGTAGGTTAGCTCTTAGAACTGCACTTATGTCTAGAGTATCTGATATGAAGGCCGTTGAAGATTTTGGATCTACTTTAAAGCAGCCTAAAACAAGTGATATCATCAATGGCCTTGCTCGATTAGGAATACAAAAAACTGAAAAAGTTTTGGTTATTCTTGATAGACCGTCCGATGTTATAAAAAAATCGATTAATAATATTGAAAAAGTAAAATTAATTGCTGCCGATCAATTAAATGTATTTGATATTCTCAATGCTAATAAATTGGTCATTGGGCAATCAGCGATAGATAAAATTCAGGAGGTTTATGCATCATGA
- a CDS encoding DNA helicase, whose translation MLEILSHQYLKNYLRDQSIKWEHIYSFGRIISKCIENDSTYLINSEIFSSYDWLPPILISLFLKEEDSTFILSKEKIKFISQFQIDSLRNLGFNFILKDDQLIFANHHIRLITIHNLLNDPNSRNLRNHRIIYSGIEDIKQDLKNHFRISLLKKDWTKNFNEFELINQKFIKVYDSLKKKFFMRKVLGNSYINLNEKEISFFSNFFHENSFFSDKFLSVNKALSKGWACWVKLNDKNLDWTLYLQPIDELSHIKEFFLNNKFVFLSALRKDNFFQMYFKKHSLDIDLVINFKSNFEEKKISLYIPSKQLLPNNPLFTNSIMDKCKKLILFRKGLTLVLSDDIDLKTNIATDLASEYGKRVLLETIPSGKNEILCSSFDWWIMNSYLIQIPEQIIIPLLPIPNMSEPINAITVSHKKKLSQDWFRDFFLPQARIKLERSISPLRRNSGKLIILDGRVNKRNWGRLLLHNIQPSKKINYMLPFD comes from the coding sequence ATGCTTGAAATTTTAAGTCATCAATATTTGAAAAATTATTTGAGAGATCAAAGTATTAAGTGGGAACACATATATTCTTTTGGGAGAATAATTTCCAAATGTATTGAAAATGATTCTACATATCTAATTAATTCAGAAATTTTCTCTAGCTATGATTGGCTACCTCCAATTTTGATTTCTTTATTTTTAAAGGAAGAGGATTCAACTTTTATTTTATCTAAAGAAAAAATTAAATTTATAAGCCAATTTCAGATTGATTCATTGAGAAATCTAGGTTTTAATTTTATTTTGAAAGATGATCAACTTATTTTTGCAAATCATCATATTCGTTTGATAACAATCCATAATTTACTTAATGATCCCAATTCTCGTAATCTTAGAAATCATCGAATAATTTATTCTGGAATTGAGGATATAAAACAGGATTTAAAAAATCATTTTAGAATTTCCCTGCTTAAAAAGGATTGGACAAAAAATTTTAATGAATTTGAATTAATCAATCAAAAATTTATAAAAGTATATGATTCATTGAAGAAAAAGTTCTTCATGAGAAAGGTTTTAGGAAATAGTTATATCAACTTAAATGAAAAAGAAATAAGTTTTTTTTCAAACTTTTTTCATGAAAATTCTTTTTTTTCTGATAAATTTTTAAGCGTTAATAAAGCATTATCTAAGGGTTGGGCGTGCTGGGTAAAGTTAAACGATAAAAATTTAGATTGGACTTTGTATTTGCAGCCAATAGATGAACTTTCTCATATAAAGGAATTTTTTTTAAATAATAAATTTGTTTTTTTATCAGCATTGAGAAAAGACAATTTTTTCCAAATGTATTTTAAAAAACACAGCTTAGATATTGATTTGGTTATTAATTTTAAAAGTAATTTTGAAGAGAAAAAGATTTCATTATATATACCCTCTAAACAGTTGCTTCCTAATAATCCTCTTTTTACAAATTCAATCATGGATAAATGCAAAAAGTTAATACTTTTTAGAAAGGGTTTAACTTTAGTTCTTTCTGATGATATTGATTTGAAAACTAATATTGCTACAGATTTAGCTTCTGAGTACGGGAAAAGGGTATTGCTAGAGACAATTCCCTCTGGTAAAAATGAAATTCTTTGCTCTAGTTTTGACTGGTGGATTATGAATTCTTATTTAATTCAAATTCCAGAACAAATTATTATTCCTTTACTTCCTATTCCGAATATGTCAGAACCTATTAATGCAATTACAGTCTCGCATAAAAAGAAGCTTTCTCAGGATTGGTTTAGAGACTTCTTTCTTCCTCAAGCCAGAATTAAACTTGAAAGATCTATTTCGCCTTTAAGAAGAAACTCAGGTAAGTTAATAATCTTAGATGGAAGAGTAAATAAAAGAAACTGGGGAAGATTACTTTTGCATAACATTCAACCCTCAAAAAAAATTAACTATATGCTACCTTTTGATTAG
- a CDS encoding CAAD domain-containing protein — MSDNTPESNQDSGTDTSSETKGFSEKYSDVMGKINETLGNVDWTQMGKYGKAAGIIAVVVIAQIIIKVVIDTINFFPILPGLLELLGVIVVGQWSWQNLRTSENREAVLDKVQNLKKTYLG; from the coding sequence ATGAGTGATAACACTCCAGAGTCAAATCAAGACTCCGGCACCGATACAAGCTCAGAAACCAAAGGCTTTTCAGAGAAATACTCTGATGTTATGGGTAAAATCAACGAAACCCTTGGCAATGTTGATTGGACTCAGATGGGTAAGTATGGCAAAGCGGCAGGCATAATCGCTGTTGTCGTAATAGCTCAGATTATAATAAAAGTTGTCATTGACACGATTAACTTTTTCCCAATTCTCCCAGGTTTACTAGAACTACTAGGCGTAATTGTTGTCGGTCAATGGAGCTGGCAGAATCTTCGTACCAGTGAAAATCGTGAAGCTGTTTTAGATAAGGTTCAAAATCTTAAAAAAACATATCTAGGTTAG